The genomic interval AGTTTGAAGCCCTGTCGTCGAAAGCTGGCATCAGCCGATTTATAAGACTGTAGCGGCCCGCGATGAGCGTTGACCGGTTCGCGGTAACGGGCGAAATACATGTACTGGGGATGGCTGTAGAATCGTTGCCCGAGCATCGGTAACCTTCGCCCAAAGCCCGAGCGTAGCAACAGGCTGCTGGTGCCGATCGCATTGGCAGCCAGCACCAGTCGCCGGCCGTGGAAGGTCAGTTGTCGGCCATCAGCCAGCTTGGTATGAATGGTGACGCCATCACGGTGTTCTTCGATATGCGTGGCTTCGCAAGCGGATAGCAACTGGCAACCTGCCTTCAACGCTCGCTTCAGTGAAGTCAGTGGGGTGCTCTGCTTGCTGTCCAGGCGGCAACCATACAGGCATTCAATGCAATCGTTACGTTGTTCATGATGGCAGCCGCGTTGAGCTCGGGTAAGCGGGGCATAATGAAAACCACAGCGCTCAAAACCTTCGCGAAAGATCTGCGCGTTACGGTTGGCGTGTTCCGCAGGCACGGTCTGTACGCTGATGGTGGCTTTGGCTGCGTGATACCAGGGCAGCATACCCTGCACCGAAAAGGCAGGAAATCCGCTGTCGGCATGCCAGGATTGCAACGCATCCTCATCAAACTCATCCAGCAGCGCTTGGTTGACGATGGATCCGCCACCCACCACCTTGGGGCGCAGCAGCGCCAGCGTGGCATCGCTGTTCAGCTCCAGTCCACCATTCCAGAACAGTTGGGCGTTACCGTCAAGCTCACAACGAGGGTAGCTGTTACGGGAGAAGTATTGCCCAGCCTCCAGAATCAGACAGGATAGGCCAGCCTCGGTCAATTGTGCGGCGACATTTGACCCGCCGATTCCAGCACCGACAATCACGGCATCGTAACGTACTGCATTTGGCATAACGTCAATCCTGTGCTGTCTGTTGTTGTCATAATAACATTGTTATTTTAAGACACAATATCTATGCTTGATGAGGATATATGAACTGACGTTATATTGATTGTCAATGGGTAACAATATGATTATCAGTGTAATAAATAATAACGTGTCAGTCGCCATCGATGCCTTGATAACGATAGTCGGCGGTATAACAAAGCAGAAGGAGAGACGGATGGTTGCAATGCATAAAGCCGCATTGGGTGTTGTGCTGGTTGGCGGTGGTAGTGCCTGGGGGGCTGGGTTTGCGCTTCAAGAGCAGTTTGCGGCAGATGTCGGATTGGGGTTTGCGCAGGGGCCGACGGTCATCGGTGCCTTGGCAGCCCAGCACAATCCGGCCGGCTTGGCTGGGTTGAGTAAGTCCGAAGCATTGGGCGCACTCAGTCTGATCAATCTTGACGCACGATTT from Chitinivorax sp. B carries:
- a CDS encoding GMC family oxidoreductase, giving the protein MPNAVRYDAVIVGAGIGGSNVAAQLTEAGLSCLILEAGQYFSRNSYPRCELDGNAQLFWNGGLELNSDATLALLRPKVVGGGSIVNQALLDEFDEDALQSWHADSGFPAFSVQGMLPWYHAAKATISVQTVPAEHANRNAQIFREGFERCGFHYAPLTRAQRGCHHEQRNDCIECLYGCRLDSKQSTPLTSLKRALKAGCQLLSACEATHIEEHRDGVTIHTKLADGRQLTFHGRRLVLAANAIGTSSLLLRSGFGRRLPMLGQRFYSHPQYMYFARYREPVNAHRGPLQSYKSADASFRRQGFKLENVFAPPIGSALLLPQRGTSHQAMMRDITHLASIEVAVRDTHPGRISLTNDGRIRIDKRLDAEDRGRAKAGREAVYQIFQSTGAEQVFDGRMGIGLHLMGGARIGNDAATACVGHDFRLFGSHAIHVADSSLFPNAPGINPSLTIMVLGRMAAQSILEAS